A single window of uncultured Pseudodesulfovibrio sp. DNA harbors:
- a CDS encoding homocysteine biosynthesis protein, producing the protein MAQFEVNKTVKEINERIRKGKAVVVNAEEMIAIVKKEGKVKAAKEVDVVTTGTFSPMCSSGLLFNIGQQPPVMKVSKLWLNNVLCYSGIAAVDAYLGATEASEDDPLNKVHPGRFAYGGAHVMEDLLRGKAVHLRAESYGTDCYPRRELDKDVTLADLPNAVMLNPRNCYQNYNAAVNLTSRTIYTYMGPLKSNCSNANFATSGHLSPLFNDPYYRTIGMGTRIFLGGGVGYVIGEGTQHVQKPKRNDRGLPENPSGTLMLKGDFKQMDARYVRAQSLIGYGVSLAVGVGIPIPILNEEMAWFTGVSDADITMPVKDYGYDYPNGIPRELARVTFEQLRSGEIEVNGKATSTVPVTSYSMSLEVADKLKDWIEKGEFLLSEKVDDIPSF; encoded by the coding sequence ATGGCACAGTTTGAAGTGAATAAAACAGTCAAAGAGATTAACGAACGAATTCGCAAGGGCAAGGCCGTGGTGGTCAATGCCGAGGAAATGATTGCGATCGTGAAAAAGGAAGGCAAGGTTAAGGCGGCCAAGGAAGTGGATGTCGTCACTACTGGAACCTTCTCGCCTATGTGTTCGTCCGGCCTGCTTTTTAATATAGGGCAGCAACCGCCGGTAATGAAAGTTTCCAAGCTTTGGTTAAATAACGTCCTCTGCTATTCAGGCATTGCCGCTGTAGACGCGTATTTGGGGGCTACAGAGGCTTCCGAAGACGATCCCCTTAACAAGGTTCATCCGGGTCGCTTTGCGTACGGTGGAGCGCATGTCATGGAAGATTTGCTTCGTGGCAAAGCCGTGCATTTGCGAGCTGAGTCCTATGGCACCGATTGTTATCCGCGCCGTGAACTTGATAAGGATGTGACCCTGGCTGATCTGCCGAACGCAGTCATGCTCAATCCGCGCAACTGCTATCAGAATTACAATGCGGCCGTGAACCTGACCAGCCGTACCATTTATACGTACATGGGACCGCTCAAATCGAATTGTTCCAATGCAAACTTTGCCACTTCCGGTCATTTGTCACCACTGTTTAACGATCCGTATTACCGGACCATTGGCATGGGGACACGGATATTCCTTGGTGGCGGTGTTGGGTATGTCATTGGCGAAGGCACCCAGCATGTGCAAAAGCCAAAACGAAATGATCGCGGGTTGCCGGAAAATCCGTCGGGTACTTTGATGCTCAAGGGTGACTTCAAACAGATGGATGCCCGGTATGTGCGCGCTCAATCACTCATCGGTTATGGCGTATCATTGGCAGTCGGTGTAGGCATTCCCATCCCGATTCTTAACGAAGAAATGGCCTGGTTTACCGGCGTGTCCGATGCGGATATCACCATGCCGGTCAAAGACTATGGGTATGATTATCCCAACGGCATCCCCCGTGAATTGGCCCGTGTCACGTTCGAGCAACTGCGCAGCGGTGAGATTGAAGTCAACGGCAAGGCCACCTCGACCGTGCCTGTTACAAGCTACAGCATGTCATTGGAAGTAGCCGATAAACTCAAGGATTGGATTGAAAAGGGCGAGTTCCTGCTTTCAGAAAAAGTAGACGACATCCCCAGCTTCTAA
- a CDS encoding FtsX-like permease family protein, protein MIAQFLRLTGRGIADLRLHPFAQLLTLVAVAMVTLLTGLILIGLHNINLELLKSRGQVEFQIYWKTDAKVEAVLEDWNVIKSMEHLMVFKTFTPQSALTELATTLGETGDFSWLADNNPLPYSGLASYAVPPDAQNNGWAEKLLTQLNSLPAVAKVNYTPFQADLAQSWRTMSHAVIWPVLGFLGLIVSLVVHNTIKLSLLTRMDEVEILSLVGAKPAYIRWPLLTGGFIQGIIGSGAGIGLLAVVHSFIAEVFNFPPFLFEIQFLPINQVMILAGAVTLVSICSSWVAVR, encoded by the coding sequence ATGATCGCCCAATTTCTTCGCCTCACAGGCCGTGGCATTGCCGATCTTCGACTCCATCCGTTTGCCCAATTACTTACTCTGGTGGCCGTGGCCATGGTCACATTGCTCACCGGTCTGATCCTCATCGGGTTGCACAACATCAATCTCGAACTCCTGAAATCCCGGGGACAAGTAGAATTTCAAATCTACTGGAAAACAGACGCCAAGGTCGAAGCCGTGCTTGAAGACTGGAATGTCATCAAATCCATGGAACACCTGATGGTGTTTAAAACTTTCACGCCTCAAAGTGCCTTGACCGAACTCGCGACGACCCTTGGCGAAACCGGCGATTTTTCCTGGTTGGCAGATAATAATCCTCTGCCTTATTCTGGCCTGGCTTCATACGCCGTTCCCCCAGATGCGCAGAACAATGGATGGGCTGAAAAACTGCTCACTCAACTCAACTCCCTGCCCGCTGTTGCGAAGGTCAATTACACGCCATTTCAGGCTGATCTCGCCCAAAGTTGGCGGACTATGTCACATGCTGTCATCTGGCCAGTACTCGGCTTTCTCGGCTTAATCGTCTCGCTCGTTGTGCACAACACAATCAAGCTTTCATTACTCACACGCATGGATGAAGTTGAGATTCTGTCGTTGGTAGGTGCAAAACCTGCGTATATTCGCTGGCCGTTGCTCACTGGCGGGTTCATTCAGGGAATTATTGGATCAGGGGCAGGTATCGGTCTATTGGCTGTGGTTCATTCGTTCATTGCTGAAGTTTTCAATTTTCCACCGTTCCTGTTTGAAATTCAATTTCTGCCTATAAATCAAGTCATGATACTGGCCGGAGCCGTTACGCTTGTATCCATCTGTTCAAGTTGGGTCGCAGTGAGGTAG
- the ftsE gene encoding cell division ATP-binding protein FtsE: MVNVEHLSYNFGAYWALKDISFSLGKGEFLFLTGHSGAGKTTLLRLLYGALPMRRGRASVAGFQLNNLKKRHIPQLRRKVGVVFQDFKILPTHTVFDNVAMALEVRGMPRTHLERRVRAIIRAMGLETKSYSTCERLSGGEQQRVAIARSMVANPELILADEPTGNLDVDLTMHLMEIFKQFHTYGTSVIMATHSREVLQCVPNATILHLEDGRITKVNGSAPHEEKESAFGGVKL, encoded by the coding sequence ATGGTCAATGTCGAACATCTCTCATACAACTTCGGGGCCTATTGGGCGCTCAAGGATATCTCGTTCTCACTGGGCAAAGGTGAATTCCTTTTTCTGACCGGTCATTCCGGGGCGGGCAAGACTACCCTGTTACGACTGCTCTATGGCGCCCTTCCCATGCGGAGAGGTCGTGCATCCGTCGCAGGTTTTCAACTTAATAATTTGAAAAAACGACATATCCCACAACTACGCCGCAAGGTCGGTGTAGTCTTTCAGGATTTCAAAATTTTACCCACACACACTGTCTTCGACAACGTGGCCATGGCGCTGGAAGTCCGCGGTATGCCGCGCACGCACCTTGAACGCCGAGTTCGCGCCATCATTCGTGCCATGGGACTGGAAACAAAAAGTTATTCCACCTGTGAACGATTGTCCGGTGGTGAACAGCAACGTGTTGCCATTGCCCGGTCCATGGTCGCCAACCCCGAACTGATTCTGGCCGACGAACCCACCGGAAATCTTGACGTCGATCTGACTATGCACTTAATGGAAATTTTCAAGCAGTTTCATACCTACGGTACTTCAGTTATCATGGCGACCCATAGTCGTGAAGTACTCCAATGTGTCCCCAATGCGACGATTCTTCATCTTGAAGACGGACGCATCACAAAGGTCAACGGTTCTGCTCCCCATGAAGAAAAAGAAAGTGCCTTTGGCGGAGTGAAATTATGA
- a CDS encoding aminotransferase class IV: MIHYYNNTYTLGTVSLDPSAPAFRYGAGFFETIYYNGRNICHLDQHLDRILYSLRSFGVKYETTDFEEVIEQVLNRNGLTGQTARVNIFYPMETNGASPVITAVAHDPKPYKAYRLCVCKDHHVSTLNAHKTTSYMFFHLAMQQAKARGFDDAALFDLEDNLLEATTGALVLKKEGSFVSVDSPYRLPSTALAIASQTLDIIPVRLPLDELHSFRHAYILNSIVGMRPVVAIGETAFVPDEDTCQDVMHAVLETS, translated from the coding sequence ATGATCCACTATTACAACAACACCTACACGCTCGGAACTGTCAGCCTTGACCCGAGTGCTCCGGCGTTCCGATATGGCGCAGGATTTTTTGAAACCATTTACTACAATGGCCGAAACATCTGCCATCTCGACCAGCATCTCGACCGAATTCTCTATTCACTCCGATCTTTTGGCGTGAAATATGAAACTACGGATTTCGAGGAAGTTATCGAACAAGTTCTCAACCGCAATGGATTGACTGGTCAGACTGCGCGGGTCAACATTTTCTACCCCATGGAAACCAACGGCGCATCCCCTGTCATCACCGCTGTAGCTCACGACCCGAAGCCATACAAGGCATATAGGCTCTGCGTCTGCAAAGACCATCACGTATCCACACTCAACGCACACAAAACCACCAGCTACATGTTTTTTCATCTGGCCATGCAACAGGCCAAGGCTCGTGGTTTTGACGATGCCGCCCTGTTCGACCTTGAGGACAATCTTCTTGAAGCCACCACTGGTGCACTTGTACTCAAAAAGGAAGGTTCATTCGTTAGCGTAGACTCTCCCTACAGGCTTCCTTCAACCGCCCTCGCCATAGCTTCGCAAACTCTCGATATTATTCCTGTCCGTTTGCCTTTGGACGAACTGCATTCATTCCGGCATGCATATATTCTCAACTCCATTGTCGGCATGCGGCCTGTGGTCGCCATCGGTGAAACCGCATTTGTCCCTGACGAAGACACATGTCAGGATGTAATGCATGCTGTCCTTGAGACATCATGA
- a CDS encoding anthranilate synthase component I family protein, whose amino-acid sequence MAELIITEATTPEQLKMFCFDSLGPALGFISYTYGMMLRGIASSKSYDFPLGHLKKYKALVSFENGKVTFSSSHQTLIDTLTKMLENMTAENKTLPDYEQSLSGMKASLDKTGYEDGVRQTLEYIRSGHTYQLNLTTRLSWHCPELDPLALFITLRRKHPAPFYAWLISGQKRILSTSPERFLAVRDGQVLSQPIKGTLRFDILTPDAHRQLTDSPKESAELSMIVDLVRNDISANCDYGSVHVKNHKSVFAVDNLLQMYADVHGTLRTDKDCLDLFLDAFPGGSITGCPKKSSMEIIEQLEPHSRGVYCGSVVFIEDERNMDSSIVIRTATFDMETHMLDSYVGSGIVVDSDPVREYQETMAKAEKFLVLGES is encoded by the coding sequence ATGGCGGAACTCATTATCACGGAAGCGACAACGCCGGAACAGCTCAAGATGTTCTGTTTTGATTCGCTTGGCCCTGCCCTTGGTTTCATCAGCTATACCTACGGCATGATGTTGCGAGGCATCGCCTCTTCCAAGTCATATGACTTTCCCCTCGGTCATCTTAAAAAATATAAAGCCCTTGTTTCCTTTGAAAATGGAAAAGTGACGTTTTCATCCAGTCATCAAACATTGATCGACACGCTCACAAAAATGCTGGAAAACATGACAGCTGAAAATAAAACGCTGCCCGATTACGAACAGTCACTTTCCGGAATGAAAGCATCTCTCGACAAGACTGGATATGAAGATGGTGTCCGTCAAACTCTGGAGTATATCCGGTCCGGTCATACGTATCAGTTAAATCTGACCACACGTCTTTCATGGCATTGTCCAGAACTCGATCCACTCGCTCTTTTCATAACCTTGCGCCGTAAGCATCCTGCTCCGTTTTACGCATGGCTTATCAGCGGTCAAAAACGCATATTATCTACATCACCAGAACGATTCCTGGCTGTACGAGATGGGCAGGTCTTATCCCAACCCATCAAAGGCACGCTTCGTTTTGACATTCTTACACCTGACGCACATCGACAATTAACGGATTCTCCCAAAGAATCAGCTGAACTTTCCATGATTGTTGATCTTGTGCGCAATGATATATCTGCTAATTGTGATTATGGTTCAGTGCATGTCAAAAATCATAAATCCGTGTTTGCAGTGGATAACCTTCTCCAGATGTATGCCGACGTTCATGGCACCCTGCGCACCGACAAGGATTGTCTTGATCTCTTTCTTGACGCCTTTCCAGGAGGCTCCATTACCGGGTGCCCAAAAAAAAGTTCCATGGAGATCATAGAGCAACTGGAGCCACACAGCCGGGGTGTCTATTGCGGCTCGGTCGTGTTCATTGAAGACGAACGAAACATGGATTCATCCATTGTTATCCGTACCGCAACATTCGACATGGAAACACACATGCTCGACTCGTATGTCGGAAGCGGTATCGTTGTAGACTCGGACCCCGTGAGAGAGTATCAAGAGACAATGGCCAAAGCTGAAAAATTTCTTGTGCTGGGAGAATCATGA
- a CDS encoding aminodeoxychorismate/anthranilate synthase component II: MNILLIDNNDSFTRNLEHLIVSTVDSCVVDIKPYSQLDSLKYSAYDLIIISPGPGEPAEYPGYEQIFNADKPVLGICLGMQIINELHGGSTGRLDGCVHGKTDLIEFDGTKCVVARYHSLKVTKVGNTLDVLAVNRDDIVMCLGNAEKRLLGYQFHPESFMTPDGGWYIAFALHFLGLN; the protein is encoded by the coding sequence ATGAATATCCTTCTAATAGATAACAATGACAGTTTTACTCGAAACCTTGAGCATTTGATTGTTTCGACGGTGGATAGCTGCGTTGTTGATATCAAACCATATTCACAGTTGGATTCGCTCAAGTATTCGGCGTATGATCTCATCATTATTTCACCGGGACCGGGAGAGCCTGCCGAATATCCCGGCTATGAACAGATATTCAATGCTGACAAGCCAGTGTTGGGAATTTGTCTTGGCATGCAAATCATCAATGAATTGCACGGAGGGTCCACCGGTCGGTTGGATGGCTGTGTACACGGAAAAACCGATTTGATTGAATTTGATGGTACGAAATGTGTAGTGGCTCGGTATCATTCCCTCAAGGTGACAAAGGTTGGCAATACGTTGGATGTATTGGCTGTGAACCGGGACGATATAGTCATGTGTCTCGGCAATGCTGAAAAACGACTTCTCGGTTATCAATTTCATCCCGAGTCATTCATGACACCGGACGGAGGCTGGTACATTGCATTTGCCCTGCACTTTCTCGGCCTCAATTAA
- a CDS encoding MerR family transcriptional regulator — protein sequence MADTYTHKDLAKLCGVSETTIKSYRRKFQGFIPVLTRGKPIRFKNEAGDVCLKIRDCFAKGMSVEETHKVLKENFKEAPVTRPRRAQATSQPVTAPTGVSQEYMEKFFATAGQMMQGMAGLATAQAKAEQRLRKVESVLEKLLELESRNKESSERLLDKQENAPEKTVAPKVEPETKVRARKIVNVRSPEGEVKSYALEKPTELERPSDAFLNTPIVIKNEQDEFLGVPGRLPLSGFVEILAREAEESGISNTYWYRDGDIWIFVLTSPNGESQALYFSSTTTPRGNLVVLLERLDVNGAEASSQFLQEYFRQVKDKI from the coding sequence ATGGCAGATACCTATACGCATAAAGACCTCGCCAAACTCTGCGGCGTGTCAGAGACCACTATCAAAAGTTACCGCCGAAAATTTCAGGGATTCATCCCCGTATTGACCCGAGGCAAGCCTATCCGTTTCAAAAATGAAGCTGGTGACGTCTGTCTCAAGATCCGCGATTGTTTTGCCAAAGGCATGTCTGTTGAAGAAACACACAAAGTCTTAAAGGAAAACTTCAAGGAAGCTCCTGTTACTCGCCCGCGCCGCGCTCAGGCCACAAGCCAGCCAGTTACAGCACCTACTGGAGTGTCGCAGGAATACATGGAAAAATTCTTCGCTACTGCAGGACAAATGATGCAGGGCATGGCTGGTCTGGCCACGGCACAGGCCAAAGCAGAGCAGCGGTTGCGCAAGGTAGAATCTGTTTTGGAAAAACTTCTTGAGCTTGAATCGCGCAACAAAGAATCCTCAGAACGCCTCCTTGATAAACAGGAAAACGCACCCGAAAAAACCGTTGCTCCAAAAGTCGAGCCTGAAACAAAAGTTCGCGCACGAAAAATAGTTAATGTCCGCAGCCCGGAAGGTGAGGTTAAATCTTACGCCCTTGAAAAGCCTACTGAGCTTGAAAGGCCATCAGATGCTTTTCTGAACACCCCTATAGTCATCAAGAATGAACAGGATGAATTTCTCGGCGTACCCGGAAGACTCCCTTTATCCGGTTTTGTGGAAATTCTGGCTCGTGAGGCTGAAGAATCCGGTATCTCAAATACATACTGGTATCGTGACGGCGATATCTGGATATTTGTCCTGACTTCTCCCAATGGTGAATCCCAAGCTCTTTACTTCTCCTCTACCACCACACCCAGAGGAAATTTGGTGGTGCTCCTTGAACGACTCGATGTGAATGGAGCAGAAGCCTCTTCTCAATTCCTTCAGGAATATTTCCGTCAGGTGAAGGATAAAATATAG
- a CDS encoding glycosyltransferase encodes MKYHHFIITRFNVNIYPIDFPKRLEDTWLSLRLELFQKYCFPTVQAQRNQDFTWLVLFDEQTPDRYKNFITIYAKYRNFTPVYCGAFDTITPQTVHAMHEIAPDVDWFLTTRLDNDDALSTGFIQCLHGVVNSLNTDDLKPSDTLYINFPNGLQFCDGEFYDFKDATNAFVSLLERRDNPHTVFWVDHPSIYDMAPVIQAETGPLWLQVVHEMNVYNYVRGEKVDLEGISSRFPCDFGNGKS; translated from the coding sequence GTGAAGTATCATCATTTTATCATCACCCGTTTCAATGTGAACATCTATCCCATTGATTTTCCGAAAAGACTTGAAGACACTTGGTTGTCATTACGACTGGAGTTGTTTCAAAAGTACTGTTTCCCTACGGTACAGGCACAGAGAAATCAGGATTTTACATGGTTGGTTCTTTTTGATGAGCAGACTCCTGATCGGTATAAAAATTTTATTACTATTTATGCTAAATACAGAAACTTTACGCCGGTCTATTGCGGGGCGTTCGACACTATTACGCCGCAAACTGTTCATGCCATGCACGAAATTGCGCCTGACGTTGACTGGTTTTTGACGACGCGGTTGGACAACGATGACGCATTGTCTACAGGATTTATCCAATGTCTACATGGGGTTGTCAATTCTCTGAATACAGACGATCTCAAACCATCAGATACATTGTATATAAACTTTCCCAACGGGTTGCAGTTCTGTGATGGGGAATTTTATGATTTCAAGGATGCGACCAACGCTTTTGTCAGCCTGCTTGAACGTCGGGATAATCCTCACACGGTTTTTTGGGTGGATCACCCGTCGATTTATGACATGGCGCCGGTTATTCAGGCCGAGACCGGACCCTTATGGCTTCAAGTGGTGCACGAGATGAACGTGTACAATTATGTCCGTGGTGAAAAGGTAGACTTGGAAGGAATAAGCAGTCGTTTTCCATGTGACTTTGGGAATGGTAAGTCTTAG
- a CDS encoding methyl-accepting chemotaxis protein, translated as MGIRTKIFAPLLIVTLVMIAGGFFSLNSQFNTLKESFVSLIIKGKVEDMQQSIVKMSGNALEQAALFSKMPAVVDAFSIANMGNMNDPMDPRAQEAREQLRTALAPVLKGYKDTVGSSFRAHFHLPTARSLVRVWREKQAKKNGKWVDISDDLSSFRNTVIDVNRDHKAVLGIEPGRGGFTIRGLAPVTGTEGQHLGSVEVLIGFSGILKTMESSGDIKTLLYMDSKLLPITTKLQDQTKNPIRDGKYVLVYGQKNDATQTMATDDILQKGMTNTTISLAGDNALGAFPVKDYRGEVIGVIVLSMDIATQGAMISTVMWVIMAIMLAMVIAPVLIILWVLQKSIMNPMSDCTNIVSRISEGDLSHVDCEKRNDEMGTILGAMDTMSSKLNNTLRDVQQVSKDVSSECHGLANASDGLSQGATEQAAGLEQVSASMEEMSGSIRQASATALKTEKVAAKAAKDAEVGGQAVSRTLEAMKKIAEEISIIEDIARQTNLLALNAAIEAARAGEAGKGFAVVAAEVRKLAERSGNAAAGISELSSTSVAVAEEAGKLLEQIVPDIQSTAELIQEISAATAEQNSGVTQITGALQESDRVVQQNAAAASQVAQAAASLSDKVLQLDTSISFFKLNDSICDPTTQYQRTNEVQGYRALPEDEFQKF; from the coding sequence ATGGGCATCAGAACAAAAATATTCGCCCCGTTGCTGATAGTCACGTTGGTAATGATTGCAGGTGGCTTTTTTAGCCTCAATTCTCAATTCAATACCCTCAAAGAGTCTTTTGTATCCCTCATCATCAAAGGCAAGGTGGAGGATATGCAACAATCCATTGTCAAAATGTCTGGCAACGCATTGGAGCAGGCAGCTCTATTCAGCAAAATGCCCGCTGTTGTCGACGCATTTTCCATAGCCAATATGGGAAACATGAATGACCCGATGGACCCAAGGGCACAGGAAGCCAGAGAACAATTGCGTACGGCACTCGCTCCAGTTCTCAAAGGATACAAGGACACGGTCGGCTCCAGTTTCAGAGCCCATTTCCACCTGCCAACTGCGCGAAGTCTGGTTCGCGTCTGGCGTGAAAAGCAGGCAAAGAAAAACGGAAAATGGGTCGATATTTCGGATGATCTGTCCAGTTTCCGAAACACAGTTATCGATGTAAATAGGGATCACAAGGCAGTTCTGGGAATTGAACCGGGACGAGGCGGATTCACCATTCGTGGATTGGCTCCTGTCACTGGAACAGAAGGACAGCATCTTGGCTCCGTTGAAGTTCTCATAGGATTTTCCGGAATCCTCAAAACCATGGAATCTTCAGGTGACATCAAAACGCTTCTGTACATGGACTCCAAATTACTGCCCATCACCACCAAACTGCAAGACCAGACGAAAAACCCCATCAGAGATGGCAAATACGTACTCGTATATGGGCAAAAAAATGACGCAACTCAAACCATGGCAACAGACGATATCCTGCAAAAAGGGATGACAAACACCACGATATCTCTCGCTGGCGATAATGCTTTGGGCGCATTCCCGGTCAAAGATTACCGAGGGGAAGTCATTGGTGTCATCGTCCTGTCCATGGACATTGCTACACAGGGAGCCATGATTTCCACGGTCATGTGGGTCATCATGGCCATCATGCTCGCCATGGTTATTGCCCCGGTTCTCATCATTCTTTGGGTGCTCCAAAAATCTATCATGAATCCCATGTCTGATTGCACAAACATTGTATCCCGCATTTCCGAGGGAGACCTCAGCCATGTGGACTGTGAAAAACGCAATGATGAAATGGGAACAATACTCGGAGCCATGGACACAATGAGTTCCAAACTCAACAACACGCTTAGAGACGTACAACAGGTCTCGAAAGACGTCTCTTCCGAATGCCATGGACTTGCCAATGCGAGCGACGGCCTGTCGCAAGGTGCCACGGAACAGGCAGCCGGACTTGAGCAGGTATCCGCCAGCATGGAAGAAATGTCCGGCAGTATCCGCCAGGCATCCGCAACAGCACTCAAGACAGAAAAAGTTGCAGCAAAGGCAGCTAAAGACGCCGAAGTTGGTGGTCAGGCAGTCAGCAGAACCTTGGAAGCCATGAAGAAAATTGCCGAAGAAATCAGCATAATCGAAGATATCGCACGGCAAACCAATCTGCTTGCCCTGAACGCAGCCATTGAAGCTGCACGGGCTGGCGAGGCCGGAAAGGGATTCGCCGTGGTAGCTGCCGAAGTTCGCAAACTGGCTGAACGCAGCGGTAACGCCGCAGCCGGAATCAGTGAGCTCTCATCGACCAGTGTGGCTGTGGCCGAAGAAGCCGGAAAGCTCCTGGAACAGATTGTCCCAGACATTCAGTCCACAGCAGAGCTTATTCAGGAGATATCAGCCGCCACCGCCGAACAGAATTCCGGCGTGACACAGATTACCGGCGCATTACAGGAATCCGACCGCGTCGTTCAGCAAAACGCAGCAGCAGCATCACAGGTTGCCCAAGCAGCAGCAAGTTTGTCGGACAAGGTCCTGCAACTCGATACCTCCATCAGCTTCTTCAAGCTCAATGATTCCATTTGTGATCCTACCACTCAGTACCAGAGAACGAATGAAGTACAGGGGTACAGGGCTCTCCCTGAAGACGAATTCCAGAAATTCTAA
- a CDS encoding GNAT family N-acetyltransferase, which produces MRAATKHTVTFFLAQLTLPVRKIMVKTAVDCAAQVAKVLSFNEKDTFGIKLAVDEAFCNAVDHFSGPVKETERIHIEFSVEEEFLIISIREKGIPFNLGQAERYTPDCLENMNKPGLGTLLMHQSMDSVELFVHGREGKETRLKKRLAYGALPPELLDTKTVKKGKKRITVKEPEIRLTTIEDLPEVCRLAWRCYGYTQEEFLYDLEALTQKVKHNEFLSATVYDPESGAMIGHAGFKYHDPAVKVPELGLAFVDPTYRSPGLPKKVARLLFDIAEAEGDWGIFDCSVTTHTFSQKGMQEMGSRPCSLFLGIAASGMQAKELATSKQNKGSVINHYFALDRSPKTIYVPPRHTNMVAEIYSWLEIPREIEHGQTQPPSGESSISIFPLPDELNVAFIIVHTIGESTKRDIAEGLHQCKMDRRDALYAFLPLGVPASPRLVEECEQMGFSFAGIMPHIHDGDDRIIMQYVDVPLNMEAIRVYGDMSRELFSYITEEQQRVQSLL; this is translated from the coding sequence TTGAGAGCTGCAACAAAACACACAGTCACGTTTTTTCTGGCTCAATTAACGCTCCCTGTTCGCAAAATAATGGTTAAAACAGCTGTCGATTGTGCAGCGCAAGTAGCAAAGGTTTTGTCTTTCAATGAAAAAGATACCTTTGGTATCAAATTGGCTGTTGATGAAGCTTTTTGTAATGCTGTTGACCACTTCTCCGGTCCTGTAAAAGAAACTGAACGTATTCATATAGAATTTTCCGTCGAAGAAGAGTTCCTGATTATTTCCATCAGGGAAAAAGGTATCCCATTCAATCTGGGTCAGGCCGAACGTTACACGCCCGATTGCCTTGAAAACATGAATAAACCCGGTCTGGGTACTCTTCTGATGCACCAATCCATGGATTCAGTAGAATTGTTCGTCCATGGTCGGGAAGGAAAGGAAACACGGCTGAAAAAGCGGTTGGCCTATGGCGCGTTACCACCGGAATTACTCGACACAAAAACCGTCAAAAAGGGAAAAAAACGAATCACAGTCAAAGAGCCTGAAATCCGCTTGACCACAATCGAAGACCTGCCGGAAGTCTGCAGACTTGCATGGCGCTGTTACGGATACACTCAGGAAGAATTTCTCTACGACCTTGAGGCACTGACTCAAAAAGTGAAACACAATGAGTTTTTGTCCGCCACGGTATATGACCCTGAAAGTGGTGCCATGATCGGTCACGCTGGCTTCAAATATCATGACCCCGCTGTCAAAGTTCCCGAGCTTGGACTGGCGTTTGTGGACCCAACATATCGCTCCCCAGGTTTGCCCAAGAAAGTGGCACGACTACTCTTTGATATTGCCGAAGCTGAAGGAGATTGGGGCATATTTGATTGCTCTGTGACCACGCACACATTTTCCCAGAAAGGTATGCAAGAAATGGGTTCAAGGCCGTGCAGTCTGTTTCTGGGCATCGCCGCTTCTGGCATGCAGGCCAAAGAACTCGCCACCTCAAAACAAAACAAAGGCTCGGTCATAAACCACTACTTCGCTTTGGATCGTTCACCAAAAACCATATACGTACCACCACGGCATACAAATATGGTAGCCGAAATCTACTCATGGCTCGAAATCCCACGAGAAATTGAGCACGGCCAGACTCAACCGCCTTCAGGCGAATCATCAATCAGCATATTTCCCTTACCCGATGAACTCAACGTGGCTTTTATTATTGTTCATACCATCGGAGAATCGACGAAACGGGACATTGCAGAAGGCTTGCATCAATGCAAAATGGACCGTCGGGATGCCCTTTATGCCTTCCTCCCTCTGGGTGTTCCCGCTTCGCCGCGCCTAGTCGAAGAATGCGAACAAATGGGTTTTTCATTTGCAGGGATTATGCCTCATATTCACGACGGAGACGACAGGATCATTATGCAGTACGTCGATGTCCCACTCAATATGGAAGCGATCAGGGTATACGGTGACATGTCCAGGGAATTATTCTCATACATTACGGAAGAGCAACAACGCGTACAAAGCTTACTGTAG